One Streptomyces drozdowiczii DNA segment encodes these proteins:
- a CDS encoding VOC family protein → MDALHPRLLVDRFADCFRFYDAVLPELIGAVRASGNASGPYAHWDVEGQGVLVLFDRGAMATVAGTEHLPADPAPTQDRSMFVLRVADVDAGLALCLGHGAELTAPASDRPEWGPGLRTAHVRDPEGHLVELQSY, encoded by the coding sequence GTGGACGCGTTGCATCCCCGCTTGCTGGTCGACCGGTTCGCCGACTGCTTCCGCTTCTACGACGCCGTGCTGCCGGAGCTGATCGGTGCCGTACGGGCCAGTGGCAACGCGTCGGGGCCGTACGCGCACTGGGACGTCGAGGGCCAGGGCGTGCTGGTGCTGTTCGACCGGGGTGCGATGGCGACGGTCGCCGGTACCGAGCACCTGCCCGCGGACCCGGCGCCGACCCAGGACCGGTCGATGTTCGTCCTGCGCGTGGCGGACGTCGACGCGGGGCTGGCCCTCTGCCTAGGCCACGGAGCCGAGTTGACCGCACCCGCGTCCGACCGCCCGGAGTGGGGACCGGGGTTGCGCACCGCCCATGTACGCGACCCCGAGGGGCATCTCGTGGAGTTGCAGTCCTACTGA
- a CDS encoding glycoside hydrolase family 25 protein, translating into MLHGVDVSAHQSSFDTDGLDFVLIKATEGRSYVNPRLTDQTKRARDAECVVGFYHFLWPGNITAQAEYFLSKAPEKAGDLLAVDWEQNGEGTRASNAEKDRFIREVKRLRPHHRVLLYCNRYFWLNHDTTSYAGDGLWIADYVKAGKPRIKATWRIHQYTDQPLDKDVADFSSRSAMRAWARK; encoded by the coding sequence ATGCTGCACGGTGTCGATGTCAGCGCCCATCAGTCCTCGTTCGACACGGATGGACTGGACTTCGTCCTCATCAAGGCCACCGAGGGCCGTTCGTACGTCAATCCACGCCTGACCGACCAGACGAAACGGGCCCGCGACGCCGAATGCGTCGTCGGCTTCTACCACTTCCTGTGGCCCGGAAACATCACGGCGCAGGCCGAGTACTTCCTCAGCAAGGCGCCCGAGAAAGCCGGTGACCTGCTCGCCGTCGACTGGGAGCAGAACGGCGAGGGAACCCGGGCGAGCAACGCCGAGAAGGACCGCTTCATCCGCGAGGTCAAACGCCTGCGGCCGCACCACCGCGTCCTGCTCTACTGCAACCGCTACTTCTGGCTGAACCACGACACCACGTCGTACGCCGGGGACGGGCTCTGGATCGCCGACTACGTGAAGGCGGGCAAGCCGCGCATCAAGGCGACCTGGCGCATCCACCAGTACACCGACCAGCCGCTCGACAAGGACGTCGCCGACTTCTCCTCCCGCTCCGCCATGCGGGCCTGGGCGCGGAAGTGA
- a CDS encoding LysR family transcriptional regulator, whose protein sequence is MELRQLHYLTVIAEEENLGRAARRLFVSQPALSYALKSLEAELGVKLFDRHAGGVSATPAGRDVIAEALLTVRQAERVTAAAERHTRGETGVLRVGFEASGAGELTTRARAEFARLHPGVRVAPKRYDWGQEADALRDGLTDVAFVWLPNDLTGLTYEAVHSEPRVVGLPTAHPLAARDGVSILDVKDEPLLWTRRAPRQWVDWWAVNPRPDGSAPVWGPTNDNVEEMLEQVAQGSAICFAPESMARYYARPDLSWVPLTDVEPLRVVLAWADGADTALVRGFARVVRQLASEA, encoded by the coding sequence ATGGAACTGCGCCAGCTGCACTACCTCACGGTGATAGCCGAGGAGGAGAACCTGGGCCGGGCCGCCCGCAGGCTCTTCGTCAGCCAGCCGGCTCTCTCGTACGCGCTCAAGAGTCTGGAGGCGGAACTCGGCGTGAAGCTGTTCGACCGCCACGCGGGCGGGGTCTCGGCCACCCCGGCGGGGCGCGATGTGATCGCCGAGGCGCTGCTCACCGTACGCCAGGCCGAGCGGGTGACCGCGGCGGCCGAGCGGCACACGCGGGGCGAGACGGGTGTGCTGCGGGTGGGGTTCGAGGCGAGCGGGGCGGGCGAACTGACCACCAGGGCGCGGGCGGAGTTCGCCCGCCTCCATCCCGGGGTGCGGGTGGCGCCCAAGCGGTACGACTGGGGTCAGGAGGCCGACGCGCTGCGGGACGGTCTCACCGACGTGGCGTTCGTCTGGCTGCCCAACGACCTGACCGGGCTGACGTACGAGGCGGTGCACAGCGAGCCCCGCGTCGTCGGCCTGCCCACGGCGCATCCGCTGGCGGCCCGCGACGGCGTCTCCATCCTCGATGTCAAGGACGAACCCCTGCTGTGGACCCGGCGGGCGCCCCGGCAATGGGTGGACTGGTGGGCCGTCAACCCGCGCCCCGACGGGTCGGCCCCGGTCTGGGGGCCGACCAACGACAACGTCGAGGAGATGCTGGAGCAGGTGGCGCAGGGGTCCGCGATCTGCTTCGCCCCCGAGAGCATGGCCCGCTACTACGCCCGCCCCGATCTGTCCTGGGTGCCGCTCACCGATGTCGAGCCACTGCGCGTGGTCCTGGCCTGGGCGGACGGCGCGGACACCGCACTGGTACGGGGCTTCGCCCGTGTGGTGCGGCAGCTCGCCTCGGAGGCGTAA
- a CDS encoding oxidoreductase, whose product MNTAPATPARDKAQGRVWLITGASSGFGRSIAEAALAAGDTVVATARRPEALDALVAAHPDRAVAVQLDVTDTARIADVVADTVLWYGRIDVLVNNAGMGLVGAVEETTDRELRDLMDLHFFGPAALVRAVLPHMRRNGSGAVVQMSSMGGRFTFPGVGGYSATKFALEGLSEALAAEVAPHGIKVLIVEPGSFRTGFAGGGALRQSAPLDAYADSVGPVRSGLPESDGKQEGDPAKAAAAILTALAAEDTPLRLPLGNDATDAVLGALDASRAETLAWEKVSRSTGFDD is encoded by the coding sequence ATGAACACCGCACCCGCCACCCCCGCCCGCGACAAGGCCCAGGGCCGCGTCTGGCTGATCACCGGCGCCTCTTCCGGCTTCGGCCGGTCCATCGCCGAGGCCGCCCTCGCCGCCGGGGACACGGTCGTCGCCACGGCCCGCAGGCCCGAGGCGCTCGACGCCCTCGTCGCCGCACACCCCGACCGCGCGGTCGCCGTCCAACTCGACGTCACCGACACCGCCCGCATCGCCGACGTCGTCGCGGACACCGTGCTCTGGTACGGGCGGATCGACGTGCTCGTGAACAACGCGGGCATGGGGCTCGTCGGCGCGGTCGAGGAGACCACCGACCGAGAGCTGCGCGACCTCATGGACCTCCACTTCTTCGGTCCCGCGGCCCTGGTCCGGGCCGTGCTGCCGCACATGCGCCGCAACGGTTCGGGCGCCGTGGTCCAGATGAGCAGCATGGGCGGCCGGTTCACCTTCCCCGGCGTCGGCGGCTACTCCGCGACGAAGTTCGCCCTGGAAGGCCTGTCCGAGGCGCTGGCCGCCGAGGTGGCCCCGCACGGCATCAAGGTCCTGATCGTCGAACCCGGCTCCTTCCGTACCGGTTTCGCGGGGGGCGGCGCCCTGCGCCAGTCCGCGCCCCTCGACGCCTATGCGGACTCCGTCGGCCCGGTCCGCAGCGGCCTGCCCGAGTCGGACGGCAAGCAGGAGGGCGACCCGGCCAAGGCCGCCGCTGCCATCCTGACCGCGCTGGCCGCCGAGGACACCCCGCTGCGGCTGCCGCTCGGCAACGACGCGACGGACGCCGTGCTCGGCGCGCTCGACGCCTCCCGCGCCGAAACGCTCGCCTGGGAGAAGGTCAGCCGCTCCACCGGCTTCGACGACTGA